The Leishmania mexicana MHOM/GT/2001/U1103 complete genome, chromosome 25 genome contains the following window.
tgacaacaacaacacgagCAAGACCAGCGCCAACAgaaggaagacgaggagcgatgcacacacacacacacacacaccgaaggaggtagagggagagggaggcgtgcgcGTTGGGTAGAAAAGCGCAGACGGTGCTCACAAGAACACCGGTCGTGCAAATACGTGCGTATGCGCGGGCGTGTATGCGCCCCACCCTGTGCGTCCGCACGAGTGTTCGTTCAACAATAAAACGTAAAACAAAAGAGTAAAGCGCGTGAGTACACGTTGgccggcgtgtgcgtggatggGTGGatggatgggtgggtggacgTAGGTGTGCTGTGTGCTGCGTATCCGTCAGTGCGCCCGTGTGTAACGTATGTAAGCGTGAggagatgaggaggaggagggggggtgaAGTGGACAAGAAAGgcgagcaggagcagcaagaggaaaggcgaaggagagggaggcgagatGGCGGAGACGAAATCTCTCCTCCtaaccacacacgcacacacacagagacacacacgcacagagagagacaacacaggcaggcagacaggcacacagacacacacgagagagaaaaccACGACGGCAGTAACAGGCGAGCGAGCAAGAGAAAGATttacctctctctcgttccCCTCGCTCCTTCGCtccttcgtgtgtgcgtgtgtgtgtgtgtgtgcaagcgAAGGGGGCGAGATGATAAGCGAGGGAATGAATGGCAGGGGTagtggtggggagaggggagagacgcAGTGTCAACAAGCATCACGCACCGAGATCTTGCCCATCAGCAAGCGTGCCTCGCTGTGCGCGTAAGGGCGAGAAGGAAGGGGTGGCTGCGCGTGTGAAGGGGAGGATCGAGAAGGGCGGTGCCCGCGCGGAAGTCCCCAAACACATACACCCGCAGGCATGAAAACTCACGTGAGCGCAGCGGGCGACGTCAGCAAAAGGCTACGCCTCTatttcttctttttttttgggggggggggggaggttaCTGGGTTGAAGGTCATCTGGCGACCAATGACTCAAACGCGGCTTCGAGAAGGACCGCCAAGCCGGAAACAACCGCGGGATGGCGGAGCAGTTCGTGTGTAGAGGAGTGGGAGTGGAAGGCGCAGGCACACccacggagagagacgagcaGAGAGGCAGACCGAGAGACAGCCTCTACCGGACAATGATCGATTCGCCTGTGTCATGGTCCACGAccacctgcgccagctcGTCTGGTagcagccgcagctcgtACCGAGTGACGAGCGCCTTCAGTCCGGAGAAGGTAAGGCGGAGGTACGCCTCGACGTTGCGCGTGGTCCCTTCCACGAGGTACTCCATGTCCACGCCGTCAATCGCCGGTGCCTTTCGGTCATCCTCATTCGGTATCTTCGGCTCCCCTGGCAGAggtgccgcctcctctggGACTGGGGCGTAGATGGCCTTGTAGGAAGTCTGATCCACAGTCAGGCTGTCCAGCGACGACACCAGCCCACCGCATGCATCGACCACCTTCTGCACAGAGTTCTGCAGCGTTGCTAGTGCCTCGTCACTCGAGTACTTCTCCTTCAGCGGCTGGACCATCATCGACACGGCCGCCCGCGGCGGCTTCTcgaagaggcggcgcacaAACAGCTCCCCAAAGTCGTCGAAGTCCACGAGCCGGACGTACTGGAGAATGTTGAGCTCGTCCCCCTTCTTCGGGTCAATGTGGAAGCTTGTCACCTGAAACGTGTAGGGGAAGGCGATGCCGATGCCGTTGAGCACGAACGACTCCTTCTCGGAGCGAGGTGGGTACCGGCCCGTCTTCTCGCGGTAGCGCTTCACCACGCCAGGCCGGCGCCTCCACGACAGCTGACAGCGAACTTGCTTTACCTTTTCGAAGTCGACGAGGGCCATGCAGTTCACGTCGTTGCCCTCGCGCTTCAACACCACCGTGTCACGGGGGATGTTGGCCACCTTCCCGAACTTGTCGATGAGGCAGCGCGACATGGCCCGTATGAGGCCACGCTGCACAGAGCCgccgtccttctcctcctccagcagaCTCGGGTGGAACAGCCGCATGAGGCGCTGGTCGAAGCCTGGCGTGGCCTCGTCCGTTAGAAAGTACAAGAACGTGAGGAGCGGCGAGAGCGACATGGTGGCTTGTTCCTTCGGCCGCAGGAAGATGCCAAAGTACAGCCCGTACAACACCATCATTACCCACGGGAAGGCTACGAAGGAGATGATGCCGCCGGCGAGCCATGGCATCAGGCGACCGAGAACGGTATCGTGCTGGACCGTGAAGATGTCGGAGAGGAAGTTCACGATGATGGACTGCATCTTTGTCGGGGCGCAACGAAGGGGGTTGATGCTGTGTAgacgaggaaggggggagagcggAGCCTCACGAGGGCGGGAGGGACAACTGCCACAGAGggtgagaggagagggaggtggtaGGTTCAGCGATCCAcacgccaacacacacacacacaagacgaAGCAGTAGCAGACAGCACTGGTCGCCAGACGGAAAGAGAAGGTGGCGTGGTTAGACAAGGAAGGATGGGTCGGTGGGTGTGTAGGGTGGGGATACAACAAAGACGCGCAGCTGTGACGTGCTGCACACGGACGAAGACAGGCACGGCGTCAACGTAAGAAACACCgatggagaggggaagggaggatgggggaggggggcgggagagaggcgcTAAGGacaggaggggagagacCCGGTTGCTACTGACCACCACAATAGCAGTGGCGTTGGTGATCACGGCGACGGACGTTGGGGttggtgacggtggtggtcgcTACTGTGATGAGGCGTGTGAGCGGgagcgaaaaagaaaaaaggcggACCGGGgtaaaggagaagagaggcgtTGGACGCGGAGGGAGGTGGTAGGAGTGTCCGGGTATGCATCATGTGCCTGACTGAGCTGGTGTGCTGGGTaggtgtgtgtttgtgtgtgtgcacctgcACGGCATAGCCCGcaccggggggggggtgccaGTGGAAGACCTCACAACAAGTAGTGCGAACGCGCCGGGGCTTtcgctcgcctcctcccgcaACGCAAGGCGGTTCGCCACTCCCCCCTTTGTCATCCAAACCTGACGCAGGTCCGCCTCGCCAtccccatctctctccttctcatCGATGGCGCCAACGTCGCTGGCGATAAGAAACGAAAACACGTATGCACACGcgacagggaggggagggggtgagggagctGTCATCCACCGTTAGGCAGAGAGGCACTGAGGGAAAATATAaatatatgtatgtgtgcgtctATGGGTATGTGTGCAGTGTAAGGGGACCATGACTGTAATGCACATGGTGCATCCCTAACCAACACAGACTGGCGGGCACAGACATGTGTCGCATCGGCATGTGAGCGCTCTGTTCGTACTATCCATCCTCCATCTGCCGATTGTCTGCCACATCTCTCTCCCATACACCatagagagggggaggggggagggacacGCGAGGCCCTTCCATCAGTTGTCGCCGTCCTCGACGCTCACATCGCCGCGGTCATCAACACTTGCGAGGCCGTCGCtgtccaccgccgtcgccgtgtcGCAGTCCCCAGCGTCGTCCTCATCACTATCCACGTCGTCCGTGTCTTCCGAAGCAGAGctcgatgacgaggaggagagcagtcCGCAGCACCACAGACACGTCACATAGTAGCACGACCGCCTcggctccacctcctcctctcccattCCGGCGTAGGTGTCGCGGATGTGCAGCAGTCGGGCCCCGGACGCGTCCATCTCCAGGTAACGCGGGTCGAGGCAGTCGAAGCAGAAGGAGCGAGGGCACGCGTCGCACATGAAGATGGCGCCATcggccgcctgctgcttGCCACACGAAAAGCATTCATGCCGCGGGCACGGCCAGAAgcgcttcaccgcctcccctGGCCTCGGCGGCCGCTCGCCAACACAGGCGGCGTGGTAAGCCTTGGGGCACACCatgcagtgcagcagcggctccatTGGATGCATGatgccaccgcagcagaagcagctgTGCGTCTGCTTGGGCGGCGAGGCCAGTCCacgaccaccgccgcggaTTCCTGCGgtagccgcagcgcctcccagCCCTTTTTCCACCACATGTAGGAGGTCCTTCACCAtcgcgtccgccgccgcttggctgccgctactgctgctgctgccctccacCCCGTCGGTGAGGCGCAGTAAAGTCGATGAAGAAACAGAGGATCCGTCGGTCTGCTGTTTCGCGTGTTGCTTTTCTTCGAACCGCTGAAGCATTTCGCGAATATCGTCCGCGGTGATGCACGGGGTATCGGCGCCGTCGTTGGCACAGCGACCGCGCCCACGCGGGCCGTGACGCTGGCCTCCTTCAACGATGAAGTCACCGAGGTACGCCTTGCGGGCTGCAATGTCGCGGATATGCTCCTCGATGGTGCCCTGCAAGCACAGGCGGTATACGTGCACGGTACGTGTTTGGCCGATGCGGTGCGCCCGGTCCGCTGCCTGCCGATCAAGCTGCGGGTTGAAGTGTGCGTCGAAGAGAATCACCGTGTCGGCGCCGGTGAGGgtgacgccgacgccgccggcggtggtggtgaccaGAAAGAGAAAGCACGAGGAGGCCGGGTGGTTGTAGCGCAGCATCGACAGCTCCCGCTCGACTCGGTTGCAGCTGCCGTCCAGCCGCTCGTAGCTGTGGCCGCGCAGATGACACATGGCCTCGAGTAGATCCAGTGTTGTTGTGAAGTTCGAGAAGATCAGGCAGCGGTGTCCTTGTGCCttcagctgcggcagcagcgtgtcgAGGTAGCGCATCTTGGCACTGGGGTCGATGAGGTGCGCCGCGTCCATGGGCACTCCGGCAGCTCGCATGCGCTTCTCGATGGACTCCTGTGACCCGTGCGCGCGCCCCTTGTCCGCCAGCAGACGCAGCGCCAGTGGGTGGTTGCAGACGGCCCTCTGGTGGCTGAGGTGTCCACGCAGCTGATGGCCAGTGCTACTTTCCTGCAGAGCGTGTGCCGTCAGCAaggagagcagctgcagctgtacGTCGGTCGGCACCAGCTTCGTCAGCGGCTCATCCACGCGTGGCGGGATGCCGAGCTCCATCTCTGCCttggtgcggcgcagcatgaTGTACTGCAGCACCTTGGCAcactcctccgcctgccgcaccggatcgcgcgcgcgtgggtCGTAGCCGGCCATGAGCCAGGGGTAGAGAAAGCTCATCAGACTCCACACTTCCTGCACGTTGTTGTGCACTGGCGTgcccgtcaccgccacccgGTAGCACGCCGTGAGTTTCCGTGACGCGGACGTGATAGCGGTGTCGTGCGCCTTCAGCACatgcgcctcgtccaccacGACCGTCACCCACGCGCGCTTACGGAAGAAGCGCTTATCGAGATGGAGCAGCGCCGGGGTCGTCACGAACACGGCGTGGCGGTTGTGGCGGCCGGAGCTGATGGCGGCGCGTGTACGGCGCTCACCGTGGTACTTCACcacccgcagctgcggcgcccaCCGCGCTAGCTCACGCGTCCAGCTCGTCAGTGTGGAAAGAGGGGCAACGATGAGGTGTGGGCCGTCGATGttgtgcagctgcttcagGGTGTGTAGGAAGGCGGAGACCTGCGCAGTCTTGCCGAGGCCCATGTCATCACCGAGGATGGCTGACATGCCGCGATGGAAGTGACTCAGAAGGAACTGCACGCCCTCCACCTGGTAGGAGCGCAGCTCGCACCCCGGCAGGGCCCCCACTGTCTCGCTCGTAATggacagcggcgcggcgtgcagcaccggccgcagcgcatcgTCCGCGGCGATGCGGTCCAGTGCGCGGTCCTTGAAGAAGGGTTCGAAGGCGGCAAAAAGGTCggcgctgtggtgcagcTCCCACTCCAGCTGGCGTTGGAAGTAACGTGCGATGGTCTCTCGCgtcgccgaggacgacgtcTGCCAGGCGAGGGtgcccaccgcgcacgcactgGAGGTGcccacgacgccgtcgctcgCATGCCCaggtggcgacgacgacaacggcggcgaaggggccTGCTGCGCACGAGCCATGTCCTCTAGCATGGCGTCCGCCTCGCGCACCTGCTTTGCCTTCTGCGAGCCCAGCAGTAGCGCGAGttcatcgtcgtcctccgaggcggcgcggcatgTGAGGACCCGCCTTGCCACCGGCGCGTCCATCGCAGACTGAGACGGAGCGGAAGAGGACGATGTCGTCACTGCTGCTTCGCGAGGCCTCTTCAACGACGGCGCACGCTGGTGTGTGCTCTCCGACGATGCGGTGACGGTCATCTCCTCCGTTGTGCCAGCGTCGAACTGTTGCTGACGCCGGTAATTTTGGTCGGCGGCTGCGTTCGGTGAGCCGCACGAAGGCTGAACCTGCGCTTCGGCCGCGTCCCCGGGTGATTGAGCCCCACCCTGCGAAGGCGTGTGGCCCCCTCCTTTGCTGAGCTGCTTcgacgaggtggcggtggctaGCGTCACCGGGACACAagctccggcggcggcggagagcgTGGCTTCCTCCAGCTTGCCTCCTTTTGCGCTCCGGTTGCTGCCCTTCTGCAGGAACTTGGCAAAGTAGTTGTCAAGGTTCATgatgtgtgggtgggtgtgggtggatGGGTGCGGGGAAGGTGGCTAAAGATCTTCCGTGCGCTGGGCTGCGTGCTGATGAGCACGCCGACACGATGAGCGGCGTGAGTGGGCGCTGTGTTTgggaggagggcgaaggagggacaggagagagaaggcaggTCAGCACGGACAGACACAACGCCTTGCTTCTGTGGAATAACACCGGACTGGATGAGCTCTGGGGTTGGGCGCGGGCGTGGTGGCGTTGCAGCAGTatgagaagagggggaggagaggcgagaggaATGTAAGATGTGTGTCAGCCACCatgaagaggggagagaggcacgaaaacgaagagggagggagccgAGGCGcaacgtgcacgcgcgcgcgttggACTACCGTCACGCCAGGCCTAGAAGAGCTGAGGAGAGACGGAAAGCCACCTGTGTATTATGCGAcacgagggcagcagcactaAGCGCATACGATGGGTGCGCATCCGCAACGGCGACCGCCGAGGGACTGTCACTGCGAAAAATGCCGGGAGGGAGCCAAGAGCAAGGTGTCGaccctcgctgccgcctcccaGAAGCCACTTTGCCTCTTGCACCTTCTAAACATTTCTTCGCCTGCCTGCGGTCGTATAATTCGAGGTGCCCCTGCTAGGGCAGTGGGCACCTTATGTagctgcgcagcagtgcACACTCTCACGCTGTGCCTGTGTATGCGTGGGAGCCCGTGCTTCAGCGGAAAAAGCGCCGAGGAGACGCCCCTCAACATCCACTCATGCCTCACCCCCGTGAGCGCACCGACAGCGCTGCATGTTTGCCTCATCACCATTACGACCGTCATTAGCTTCCTCTTCTCCatccttctctgcctctcgcGCCTACGGGTGGCCTCCACACGCTTCGTGGCGCGCGCACCGAGACAGAAGACGGGGCAGGCGGGGAGGGACCCCCTGTTCGTTATCAacgtcgccatcaccgacACCATCATTTGGGAGCCAACGCGAGCGCACATCCACGTCCACATGTGTCGGTCCGCTTTACCAGCTCGTGTTGTTGTTCAGCTCTTCGCGTGTACTCACGCGGCTCAGGAGAAGAGTGATGTCATCCGGCTTGCCGCCCTTCGCGTCGGTTTGCCCAAACTGGCGCAGCATCGAGGCCCATGGCGAGTTGGTGTCCGGGCTCACGGAGGTCTTGTAGGCGTCGGTGATGATGCGCTGCGCGACACGGTAGGGGTCCACGTACTCGATCTTCTCGTCCAAGATGCCACTGAGGAAGAAGCCCACAAGCGGGAT
Protein-coding sequences here:
- a CDS encoding putative helicase-like protein, yielding MNLDNYFAKFLQKGSNRSAKGGKLEEATLSAAAGACVPVTLATATSSKQLSKGGGHTPSQGGAQSPGDAAEAQVQPSCGSPNAAADQNYRRQQQFDAGTTEEMTVTASSESTHQRAPSLKRPREAAVTTSSSSAPSQSAMDAPVARRVLTCRAASEDDDELALLLGSQKAKQVREADAMLEDMARAQQAPSPPLSSSPPGHASDGVVGTSSACAVGTLAWQTSSSATRETIARYFQRQLEWELHHSADLFAAFEPFFKDRALDRIAADDALRPVLHAAPLSITSETVGALPGCELRSYQVEGVQFLLSHFHRGMSAILGDDMGLGKTAQVSAFLHTLKQLHNIDGPHLIVAPLSTLTSWTRELARWAPQLRVVKYHGERRTRAAISSGRHNRHAVFVTTPALLHLDKRFFRKRAWVTVVVDEAHVLKAHDTAITSASRKLTACYRVAVTGTPVHNNVQEVWSLMSFLYPWLMAGYDPRARDPVRQAEECAKVLQYIMLRRTKAEMELGIPPRVDEPLTKLVPTDVQLQLLSLLTAHALQESSTGHQLRGHLSHQRAVCNHPLALRLLADKGRAHGSQESIEKRMRAAGVPMDAAHLIDPSAKMRYLDTLLPQLKAQGHRCLIFSNFTTTLDLLEAMCHLRGHSYERLDGSCNRVERELSMLRYNHPASSCFLFLVTTTAGGVGVTLTGADTVILFDAHFNPQLDRQAADRAHRIGQTRTVHVYRLCLQGTIEEHIRDIAARKAYLGDFIVEGGQRHGPRGRGRCANDGADTPCITADDIREMLQRFEEKQHAKQQTDGSSVSSSTLLRLTDGVEGSSSSSGSQAAADAMVKDLLHVVEKGLGGAAATAGIRGGGRGLASPPKQTHSCFCCGGIMHPMEPLLHCMVCPKAYHAACVGERPPRPGEAVKRFWPCPRHECFSCGKQQAADGAIFMCDACPRSFCFDCLDPRYLEMDASGARLLHIRDTYAGMGEEEVEPRRSCYYVTCLWCCGLLSSSSSSSASEDTDDVDSDEDDAGDCDTATAVDSDGLASVDDRGDVSVEDGDN